In Mercenaria mercenaria strain notata chromosome 14, MADL_Memer_1, whole genome shotgun sequence, the following are encoded in one genomic region:
- the LOC123527922 gene encoding uncharacterized protein LOC123527922 isoform X2, translating into MEVLGYITKPRHQTEETNSSADLEAAEYYFVPCKLKEPAQREVTASTDSRHCKSTSKLCFTTSEEKDERFIPKTAFNRFFANCLNKWPLSIQKGKSMIFCGGAVFCLEENHFLYIFLYEHVIQMWISRLSIDGQSPKHSVCLKTKDCVTSMLEENVKINSHFVLFVKCPEASLNNDETMMLLEGETDIHQDPIPCYCQGKEHLIVYEDLIKYWSDETTVLEMKLGSEFSFERIPTEKEFSHIAKEIGYEFKQLGFELHFSQAEIDQICIDNEIAVDRTRTLLLKWRTRAADNATFGELGAAMHRVGLDVAKAFKTI; encoded by the exons ATGGAGGTTCTTGGATATATAACCAAGCCAAGGCATCAGACTGAAGAAACAAACAGCTCAGCAGACTTGGAG GCTGCAGAGTATTATTTTGTCCCGTGTAAACTAAAGGAGCCCGCTCAAAGAGAAGTTACAGCTAGCACCGATTCACGCCATTGCAAATCTACTAGTAAACTCTGTTTCACTACATCCGAAGAAAAGGACGAGAGATTTATTCCTAAGACAGCATTTAACCGCTTTTTTGCAAACTGTCTAAATAAATGGCCCCTGTCAATACAGAAAGGAAAATCCATGATTTTCTGCGGCGGTGCAGTATTTTGTCTGGAAGAGAATCATTTCCTTTATATATTCTTGTACGAGCACGTGATTCAGATGTGGATATCAAGACTAAGTATAGACGGTCAAAGTCCAAAGCACTCAGTCTGTCTTAAAACAAAAGACTGTGTTACGAGCATGCTTgaagaaaatgtcaaaatcaacAGCCACTTCGTGCTGTTTGTGAAGTGTCCTGAAGCTTCACTGAATAATGACGAAACGATGATGTTGCTTGAAGGAGAAACCGATATCCATCAAGACCCGATTCCATGTTATTGCCAAGGCAAAGAACACTTGATAGTATATGAAGACTTGATCAAATACTGGTCTGATGAAACCACTGTGCtagaaatgaaacttg GATCGGAATTCAGTTTTGAAAGAATCCCAACCGAGAAAGAGTTCAGTCACATTGCAAAAGAAATTGGTTATGAATTTAAACAACTGGGATTCGAACTGCATTTTTCACAAGCTGAAATCGACCAAATATGCATAGATAATGAAATTGCTGTTGACAGAACAAGAACATTACTGCTGAAATGGAGGACCCGTGCGGCGGACAATGCAACGTTTGGTGAGCTAGGGGCTGCAATGCACAGAGTCGGTTTAGACGTTGCAAAGGCTTTTAAAACGATTTAA
- the LOC123527922 gene encoding uncharacterized protein LOC123527922 isoform X1 yields MEVLGYITKPRHQTEETNSSADLEQAAEYYFVPCKLKEPAQREVTASTDSRHCKSTSKLCFTTSEEKDERFIPKTAFNRFFANCLNKWPLSIQKGKSMIFCGGAVFCLEENHFLYIFLYEHVIQMWISRLSIDGQSPKHSVCLKTKDCVTSMLEENVKINSHFVLFVKCPEASLNNDETMMLLEGETDIHQDPIPCYCQGKEHLIVYEDLIKYWSDETTVLEMKLGSEFSFERIPTEKEFSHIAKEIGYEFKQLGFELHFSQAEIDQICIDNEIAVDRTRTLLLKWRTRAADNATFGELGAAMHRVGLDVAKAFKTI; encoded by the exons ATGGAGGTTCTTGGATATATAACCAAGCCAAGGCATCAGACTGAAGAAACAAACAGCTCAGCAGACTTGGAG CAGGCTGCAGAGTATTATTTTGTCCCGTGTAAACTAAAGGAGCCCGCTCAAAGAGAAGTTACAGCTAGCACCGATTCACGCCATTGCAAATCTACTAGTAAACTCTGTTTCACTACATCCGAAGAAAAGGACGAGAGATTTATTCCTAAGACAGCATTTAACCGCTTTTTTGCAAACTGTCTAAATAAATGGCCCCTGTCAATACAGAAAGGAAAATCCATGATTTTCTGCGGCGGTGCAGTATTTTGTCTGGAAGAGAATCATTTCCTTTATATATTCTTGTACGAGCACGTGATTCAGATGTGGATATCAAGACTAAGTATAGACGGTCAAAGTCCAAAGCACTCAGTCTGTCTTAAAACAAAAGACTGTGTTACGAGCATGCTTgaagaaaatgtcaaaatcaacAGCCACTTCGTGCTGTTTGTGAAGTGTCCTGAAGCTTCACTGAATAATGACGAAACGATGATGTTGCTTGAAGGAGAAACCGATATCCATCAAGACCCGATTCCATGTTATTGCCAAGGCAAAGAACACTTGATAGTATATGAAGACTTGATCAAATACTGGTCTGATGAAACCACTGTGCtagaaatgaaacttg GATCGGAATTCAGTTTTGAAAGAATCCCAACCGAGAAAGAGTTCAGTCACATTGCAAAAGAAATTGGTTATGAATTTAAACAACTGGGATTCGAACTGCATTTTTCACAAGCTGAAATCGACCAAATATGCATAGATAATGAAATTGCTGTTGACAGAACAAGAACATTACTGCTGAAATGGAGGACCCGTGCGGCGGACAATGCAACGTTTGGTGAGCTAGGGGCTGCAATGCACAGAGTCGGTTTAGACGTTGCAAAGGCTTTTAAAACGATTTAA